CTTCACAACCTTCCCTGAATGCCATCACCATGCCTAAAGGCATGAAAACATTTCTCCATCCGTTCCAGCCACACCTAAGCCACATCTGATCCTTCCTTGCCGGTAAGGGGTGGAGGTCCAACTTTCACGAAGTCCATAATATTAACCTGGTCCTGGCGGCGCGTATCCCTATGATCATGGTGATGATCAAGGTGGTGCTCTTAATGGTGCTCCTCATGGAGGTCATGAACAGACTCCTACTCATGGCGACTACCATCACTGCTGCCCTCTTCATGGTTTCTTCCTTCTAGCATCTGAAAGGAAATTTAGGAAGcagtaaaacaaaaaaatagatTATCCATTTTGCAAACATATTTGCATGCTCAGATACCACCTAAATGTGGCTGTCTTATCCAAAACGTCtacattaataatataaattaaataaccatAATCAGATTCTTAATACAAAATGTGGAAACTTGATAAAACCAACGAAAAAAAACAGTTAGTACATCTCTATACTAGCGCTAAActtgaataaaatattatacaatCATAACGAAACTATCTCAACCCGAAAATAAAATAACTAGAAATAAATTATGAGGAATCTCCCCTCAAGGCACTTGATCGCTACTGGCCATCGCCGGCTCCTCCTGgcccgtccaacctaagacatgTCCCATGGAATACATGTCTAAGATGAAAACAAAGATGGAGCGACATATCAATTAGTACATAAAGTATAAGTTTACAAACCTATATATTCATGCATGAATCACGAATTGGTGATCATGTATCAAATTGGAAACTCATGATCTATCTATTTCTAGGCCCTGAGTGTGTATCTCGCTGTTCCATAGAGTCATTTGGTGTCTCACACACTCATAGAGTCATTTGGTGTCTCACACACTCATATCTTGTCTCACCATAGCACGCTGGTCCGTAGAGTCAGTGGGTGGCTCACGAGACTTATCTCAAAAAATTCAAGGCTCGAGGCTTATCTCAAAGAATTCAAGGCTCGACAAGATATGAAAATACCACATAAAATATCATGACAGATAAAACATCCATAATAATCATATGACATGTAAAATTCAACACATGAGCATGCATGCAAAGTtagatatctcagtcagtacttATGTACATCTACTATCACTACAAGAAATTCTGCATACAACAACGCACATACGACAGCAGTTtttgtgaaaaaccgttgtcgtatgttttttaacaacggttttagagaaaaccattgtcttttgagggtcaaagacaacgatttttttagcgtcaaagacaacgatttttagggtcaatgacaacggttATCTAAAACGTTGTCTTTGAGCTTCTTTTAGGGTCAATGAACGGTTCtatgaaccgttgtctatgaacgtgtttttttggacaatcgacaacggtttttaaaaaaccgttgtcgattatcGTGGTTTTTGAACAAACAACGGTTTTGGAAAACGTTGTCATACCGTCGCATgtttaatattagcgacggttttacaaaacccgtcgctaaatttagctaCGGTGTActtgaaaccgtcgctaatttagcgacggattaaAGCCAAATCATCGCTAAATTTAAACATGCAACAGTTTTTCAATTACTGTcgccaatagcgacggtttatccaAGAACCGTCGCAAACTGTCTATTAATAACCCCGTTTTCGGTCCATTTTTCTCTACAATACTTCataatacttaaaatttttcttttccttaGACGATTTTATCGCTTCAcacaatatttaaaatttttcttaccACTTCATAACActtcaaatttttctctcttacacgattttactacttcacaaaacttaaaatttttctctctgacacgattttagtttcaaTTGTTagttttttttagatttattaaattattgaaagtatttttttatttttcgaaacaaattagcgacggaagtCTTGATTATTGACCATcgataaaattagcgacggtcttgATTTCTAACAGtagctatttagcgacggttttggaaAACCATCGCAAATTCTACCTACCACAAcggataaaaaccgttgtcgttgaacggactttcaacaacacccttaGTTAGAACAGTATTAAAAAAGCTAACGGATCTGTTGTCGTAtgccgtttttgttgtagtgtatAGTGATACAGTATACTAGTTCTCTACTCGCTCCCAGCCTATATATTATCAGATAAACACTATTACTCCTCAGATATGATTATAACTTATACAGTATCCCCCAATCATAACAAATGCCCTCAGATTATACATTCATTCATTGTCAGCCCCTTGTGTTCGATGGTTTTTCACTTGTTTTCTAAGGTGACAAATCTTCCGAAATTGTTTTGAAGCTTGTCGGAATGAATAAAAATGTCTAGAATTCACAAACACTTGAGATTACGCTATATAAATGAGTGTGAAATTTTGATTCTCGGATGGCATATTTATAGGCTGAGTTTAGAAGCTCTAAACTCAGATTCCCGTGCAAGATGGAGAGAGAGGAGGTTGAAAGagtgaaatttatattttagggagttgaaaaaaaagaaataaatcctAACATGAGAATTGAGAGCAAAATTTTGATTGAGTTTATGATTTTGGTTAGGAGTTACATGGCcatctaaaaatttaaaaatacgaATAaggataaataaatatttttaaaaattttaaagattttcGAAAGTTGATAACATATATGAGTTAAATATAAGTTCCAAATTTATTAAAGTAtggttttattaaaaaaaaaattgagtatTTTGTAATTTGataaatgtattttttaaaattaaaaaatgttaCATCAAATCACCAAAAATAGTTACTTTGTGGCCTCATGCATTATAatataaggcaaaaacttgtgtgagacggtctcacgagtcgtatccgtgaaacggatatcttatttgggttatccataaaaaaatattattttttatgctaatagtatcactttttattgtgaatataggtagggttgacccgtctcacagattaaaatcctTGAGACGTTTTCACATGAGATCCACTCATAATATAAAATAGTAagtattatatatatgtgtgcttATCTGTTTGATTACGTTAGTCGAAATGAATAGTGATCAAAGTTAATGTTTTACTTAATTTCTTTTAATCGGCCATGATCACCTGTTCAACTATCTATAAACGACTTAAAAATTTCCTAATGGTGACAAAATTAATTAGTTAATCAAAAAATTAATTAGTTGCACCGTCTATTGAATTTTGATTTACAAAAacgaatttattaatttttatgatatatgcttgcatatatcataaataatatgaGAGATAATTAATTCTATTGTTCCTATTTTAGTAGCAATTTATCGGCCCGCTTCTAAAATTGTGATGTAACACACTTTAAAACCATCAAAACACAACATTTCGTTTAAAACCAAAGGGTGTCAAAATCTGATCGTTCCGTCAACCCAACACACGTTGATCCGAAAAAACCAAGTTTGGGTTTGGGGTTTTCGGGTTCGCCGAAAAAATAAACGGGTTCAAGTTGGATGAGGGTCAATCCAAGTTGAtccgaaaattttatttttatttttaaaaaaaataatataatcaataaaTATTGCTTGCATTTTTATATATGgtatatttgaaaatatatttattatatatttataccataaattttcataattaatatttgttttgtacatttttaatattttaaacaattatttatttgatataGTTAgactttaaaatttaatttatatatgagaaattttttatgtttataaattaaaatatttttttaattttatattattttttaaaaaattttaaaaaattaaaatcaaattgaGTTGGGTAAGCGGGTTGTGATTTTTTGGGTTGCTTCGAATTTGAGTTAACACTTTTTAAATAGTATTATGCATCAATCCGACCCGATCCACGTACCAGATGACACCCCTAATTAAAACACTTCTTCTTATAGTACAACAGCAAGTCAGCAACCCTCTCACAAGcacgacaaaaaaaaaaaaaaaaaaaaccaactcAATCCAAAATGAACTTTACCACACATAAAACACACACGAAATCCTAGAAAACCATGAACATGCCACAAAAACAACACAAAGAAAAAAGAGACCAAATATTGAGCTACGAGTTACCACAATTGTTGCATCTTTTATTACTGCAGCAGTACGACGATAACTGTGATATTATCTCTACTGCCCTTTGCAATGGCCAGCTCGACTAGGGTGGCCGCGGCGTCCGAAGCGCATTGTCCCTCTGACTTCCGGCTCCCTAGTCCCCCACGGAGACTCTTCTCCACAACTTTGCATGCTAATTCGTTGGATACCATGTCCCACAGCCCGTCCGTTGCTATTATTAGGAAGTCGTCGGATTCGGTTCGCTTCGTGACCGTGACTTCCGGCTGGGAGCTGATGTATGGTTTCAAGTGATGATCGCCTGTTGGTGGAGACATACATTATACATTCAGTGTGTATATACTAATTTAATACAGTAGTACtgtaaaatatttagaaaaatcCAAAACTTGTATGCCAGAAATTAAAGAGTGGATTATGTAATTACGTACCTATGGACCTCGAAGTGGGAAGCACCCCTTGTACACGCCAACCCTTCCGGTTTATGATACTTCCTCCCGCAGCCTCAACCCTCTCCTTCTCGTCTGGTCGCTCGGGCTAAATATtcacaatatatataaatattcgaTAATTTTAAGGAAACAAATTGTGAAATTTGGATAAATTAAGGTGACGTTACTAAAGTAGAGGTAATTGGATTCAtttatccaaataagagatatgtattacaaaatataatatgtgAAACCGTAACTTGTTAAATATTATCATACTACATagttaaaagaaaaatattaaatatggaCAAGGAGGATGccaaaaattcaattaaaattatatatttttaaatcacacCGTATATCCGGTGAAAATAAAATCGAGAAGGGTCGagattaaaatcttaaaaaaataaaataatatagatTTAAATAAGGGATCTAGAATGTTTTTCTTTACACTTCATAATTTGgggaaaaaaaacaaatattgcAAACCAAAAACTCAAAGTAGGACAAAAAAGGTAACCTTATGATCACTAGACAAAGGCACGGGAGCTCCACCTCGACAGAGCACCGCCCTGGAATTACCGCAGTTTGCCACCACCACATCCCCATTCCCCACCAGCACCACCACCGCCGTCGTCCCCATCGTCCTCTTCTCCACCGCCGCGGTACTTGCTCTCACCTCCTTCCCCTTGCTCTCCTCGAATTCCTCGTCAATTCTACTAAAACAGTCCTCCATTACCGTCTTCCAATCAAAATCATCCTCCTCCGGCTGCTTCTTCATGTTCTCTATATGCTTTTCCAGACACTTGTGAAGCCTCTCGCTGCACACTTCTGCCACCATAGCCCCGCCGTGACCATCATACACCGCGAAAAACGAGTACTCGTCGGCGAGACTACCCTGTGGCGCCACAGTTACTGCATCCTCCATCACTCTCCTCCGGCCCATCATGGAAACGTGTCCATATACTAACCCGCGGGTTTCATTCTCCGGCGTCCCTTTTCCGTGTTCTCCTCCTCCTTCTTCTTCCTCCGCCGGAGAAGTCTTCGTGTTCTTGGGATAGGATTCGAGCTCTGGCGTCAGAGCCGATTTTAATCTCTTAATTTCGGACCTTCTCCGACGAGGCTGTTGCGTTTCTTTAGAGCAGAAAAccatctccttgctcgaatccGCCATCATTTCCGTCGCTAGAACATGGGTGGCCCAAAGCTCATTATATGTATAGTTTTTTTTGGAACCAAtgtacatttaatttaattggaAATAAAGTTCGTCGTATTAAAATACGAaatattctttatttttatttttcagaaacaaatatatatttagttctttcataaaattatttttatacaacttttctaatataataatttaaaacaattgAATCTCTTCAATTTGTTCGATATTTTCACAAGTCCATTaattaaactttaatataattaatataacaAATACAAATATCGTTTTCACATAAATTGATATATGACAAATTTATCtgaaacaatattttttaattaactaAAACGATcagaaaattaattaataatgaaATAAGTATGCACACAATataattcaaataataaaaaaagcaATTGTTAAAATATAGGTTCTCTTAcactttaatattttttaatggtgGGATTTCAATTTATAAGTCATGTTTCTTACTATATTCTCtaacatataaataaaatatgtcaagctatattaatataattaaccaaatGTTCTTATGTTATATAACAATTACAATCAAATTAACAAACCGTGGAATCCTCTAGCTTTCGAACTATTGGATTATGGCTGTCAACATGTATTCAACCTCATATTTCTAGGCAAGTTGtatatgcatgaattatgtTACTCTATCTTCTGTCGAGCTTAATTATGATACATAAAACAATTCGAAGTTGACCATGCTCCAAAGATAGAATATACATAATAATATAATCACGTATGCTTAAAACCAAAattcattattaaaaaataaatcaaaacataatTGCTTTGGGTAGGATCTCTTTAATTCCAAcaaatagaaaaaagaaaaagagaaaacgTCGTGCGGATTTTTAGTTCCTTCTCGAATTCTCTCTCTCTCCCTCTTCTCCGCTCTTAAGATGGCGACCCTCTTCTGCAGCTCCTCCTAGgtctttttattttgatatgcaCTTTAGAGTCCACATAAGTCTTCCTTGCTTGTTCTGCTCAGATTTTTTCTATCTTCGCGTCACATTGAGGCGGTAATTATTTTGCCACATTAGCATGAATTGTTCTTTTCAACTTGACATTTTTTGCACATCGCACTGGGAGCAGGGGCGTAGCCAGGATTTGAAAATACCTGGGGCTGGCTCCGTCCTATactatattaaataaaataaataattaactaaaaaatttaaaataaaaaatgtataaacATTGACTTAATGAAAATATAGAACAAGAGTATTTAATACCTTCAAAAACAAGGAGCTAAAAAACTACTGAAGTTGTGTTCTTCGTTTTTTCTTAGAataaaactcattaattattaaattgttaTCAATTTTTTCAACAAAATCTCGTTCGATGTAAGTTACCATAGAATCTCTGAAAAACTATGCTTCCATCTTGTTACGAAGAGTTGTTTTAACAAGTTTCACTGATTTTCTAAATTAATTCAGCTTGATAACTTATTTGGGTTGAAATCGATATTTTTTTCACTCATAGACTGAATTGATGTATGGCCTTATCTTATTCcagaaaagatttttcaaattttttactcTTAAGAATCGTTTTGGTAAAAAGCCAAAGTCAGTTCACTTCATTTTTAAAaccatgataaaaaaaaatgatatttacaaACATCAAAGAATAATATAGACATTAATAGAAAACAAAATGCTTGATACATCATTTACGTCATTATGcacaaaattcaaataattgataaatcatataatatcacatacTACGATTCACATGAAAAATTTGCGCAATTTCTCAAAAtcagtattttatttttctcaaaatcaattcTTATATACATATACC
This region of Primulina eburnea isolate SZY01 chromosome 14, ASM2296580v1, whole genome shotgun sequence genomic DNA includes:
- the LOC140812306 gene encoding probable protein phosphatase 2C 8, whose product is MMADSSKEMVFCSKETQQPRRRRSEIKRLKSALTPELESYPKNTKTSPAEEEEGGGEHGKGTPENETRGLVYGHVSMMGRRRVMEDAVTVAPQGSLADEYSFFAVYDGHGGAMVAEVCSERLHKCLEKHIENMKKQPEEDDFDWKTVMEDCFSRIDEEFEESKGKEVRASTAAVEKRTMGTTAVVVLVGNGDVVVANCGNSRAVLCRGGAPVPLSSDHKPERPDEKERVEAAGGSIINRKGWRVQGVLPTSRSIGDHHLKPYISSQPEVTVTKRTESDDFLIIATDGLWDMVSNELACKVVEKSLRGGLGSRKSEGQCASDAAATLVELAIAKGSRDNITVIVVLLQ